The following nucleotide sequence is from Drosophila takahashii strain IR98-3 E-12201 chromosome 3L, DtakHiC1v2, whole genome shotgun sequence.
TATATATATAGTGCACACGACAAGACATCAGCCGGGGCTTCATGGTCACGGCCATCGACAAACGGGAAACTTGGCTTAACAATTTCTTTCCTCGGTCAGCTGTTTCCTACCTCCTTCTCTTGCCAAAAAAAGAGTtgcgaaaaaaattaacagaGAGGGACTTACACTGCAAAAAATACAAGATTCCGTATGACAtgataatattatcaaaaataagAAGTCTcaccaaaacaaacaaaaaacgtaaggcttattaaataaataaatattaatatttctgtAATACATGAATACATATATTCAGCGTGGGATTGtgttacattaaaaaattatttatattatctcTTACTACGTTGAAAATTGAAacttaaaatacttttgttatttattttaatagataTATCGCCAGCAAATCATTACTATCTAAATATGGTTTATGTTTGCTAActataatattctttaaatcTGCATTATTTTCTGTGTATCCATTATCTTGAGTTTGGCTTTAGCCAAGTTCAATGTACGGCCAACGACGTGCCAACGCCGTGCCAACGCCGTGCCAACGCCGAGCGACAAAGTAAGCCGCGCAAATAGAAATAGAGAAATTTTCTCATTAGATTTTTGCCGTATTGCCACTTTGCAGAAAGCCTGGCCTAAGCCACGAACCAAACTTGCTTTCCGTCCCAGAACCAGCTGAAAACAGTTCTATGTTAGAAAGGCATTAGAAGTTGGCTTGGCTAAAGAAAAGTGAAAGAACTGGTGTGAGGTTTTAAATCAGTTATCTAATCAGATGTCTCAAGTGGAAATGATACATTAAATTCATATCCTcggtaaataaactaaatttacaGAATCTTAAGCTTTTATTATAGttgaactaaaaaaaatcttctGTTGCCAAATCTcctctaaaatcattttaaatttccaattacCATTGAGTGGCGTCATTCTCGGACCACAAAATTTCGATTTCTTTTATGTCATTTTTGTTGCGGTAAACAAAAAGCGTTAATGACTCCAGAACAGAAAATAGTCAATAagaaagaaacgaaaaaaatcgaaatttttatttgcgtCTTAACCCAATTAGCCGAGCTGAAGAAATGACGGCCAGAAATTGTGAAATTCCAAGATCAAAACAGAGCGgggaagaaaacaaaaatacgagAAAGAACTTTCCTATCGTTTCTCGTTTTACATAATAATCGGTTACATAATATGCTTTCTACCCACCGCTGGGTGCTTTCTTCTCCTTCTTTCGGCCTGGAGCTGGGAGCTGGTTTCCAAGCCGGTTTTGGCCAGCTGCTATACCTTTTGCCTGCTTCTAACGCAACTCTAACGATGAGAACGGCGTGGAGTTGTGAGTCGCGAGTGGATCCCAATCCCAACTGCATATTAATCAGAGAGTGAGCCGGAGAATGGGGCCGGAGCAGAGGAGAATTCGCAAGAATTCTTATTAAAAAGCgagtttgtgtttttgttgttctaaGCACGTTGGAAAAGTGAGAAGCGCATAGAACGGCGCACGCGTCGCGCTGAGAAGCGATCTCATGACGAGATGAGGAAGTGATTAAGCCCCCAAGAAGGAAGTGCTCGCCTCAGATGTCTGTGATTTGTATTTccagtttattttcttttctgttctCTATTTTTGCACAGGCCTATCGGTCCGCGAATTTGCATTAATGGATAGATTTGCCACACCTCTCCCGCCGAATCTCACGCACATTGCCATGCGAGTGGCGTCACGTAGATAAAGACATTACTTACCTGGGCCCACAGACTTCTTATCTGGCCCTCCGATTCTTTTGCAAATACCATTTTTCGGTAGCCCAAAGTCACGGTGAGGTTTTCTATTCGTATTCCGTATTTATTTGCCAAGCGATCGTGTGGCTGTGCTGTTGTGTGGTTAGGGCAAATATTAGAATCGATCATCTATCAGTGTTTTCTTGAttctgttttttgtatttgactGGGCCATTCATTAATCACTCCGAGCAGGTAACCCCCGTGAGGTTTAAATCGATTTCCAGCTTATTTCTATAGTTTTTATATCCGGTTGGCAAtaggaaaatagaaaaaggtCTTGATTGGAAATGGTCTAATAAGAACGTGAGATATTCCACTTTAATTTGTATCCCCTTCGCTGACGATAATAAAACCAATAAGAAAGTATTCGTTTTGATTTTCTCGGaaggtacacacaaaaaaaggtttaaggCGGCTAtttctaataaaaatacactaGGTTAGGGTAGGCCAAgatcttcttttgttttccaACGATAACTTTCCTATAACCAATTACGGATTTCTTACTATTATTCTTAAGACTTCGCATATGATTTTACTTAGTGAATATATAGATTTTCGATGCTAaattagataaataaataattaaataaagaaaaatattaaatgaaaaatcttCCCTTATTTCTTGTGGATTTTATGATTATTGAACCAATTGTTCCCCAATAAACATCGCATTATGCAGACATTTTGCAATCTGGCGAAATTCGCAACACAATCGTTACACATATTTTTCGGCTATTAACCTTGAACTTTATCACGCCTGGTCGGCTATTATCTTATCTGGCGTAAAAACCCATTAAGCGTGTTCTTTTTTCTGCCAGACATTTATATACCTTgcaaaatagccaaaaacccAGAGAACCGAGAACAATGTGTTATCGCCTGTTGGCAATAATAATGCAAAATCGATGATCAACTGGGGTGGCCAAGAAAGCTATATAAAGACCAAATACAAATTAGTCGACCGGTTGGCATCGAGTCGAATCGAAAGGCCAGACTTCAATTAGAGGCCTAGAATCGCCGGGGAGAATTAGCATAAGTGCCGCCAAAGTGGATTAAGTCAGTAAGACCCAGAATTCTAATTGCAGCGCCCCATGGTAATGGCCGTGATACTGTTGCTGGCCCTGGCACTTGTACTCGGCTGCTACTGCGCTCTCCATCGGCACAAATTGGCTGAGATCTACCTCCGGCCGCTCCTGAAGAACACGCCGCTGGAGGATTGCTACCATGCCGCGCCCATCGAACAGGAGGCGCCAAGGAGGAGGAAACGTGGCATTTGGGACATCCCCGGGCCACAGCGGATTCCCTTCCTGGGCACCAAGTGGATATTCCTGCTCTTCTTCCGCCGCTACAAGATGACCAAGCTGCACGAGGTATATGCGGGTAAGACATTATCTAGAGAAagcattatttataattagtgATTGGTCTACAAAGTGCAAAgcagaaatataattttaattatatattgaAGGGATATTTAGATcgtagaataaaaaaaatatatttatttgttctgAAAGTTTATCGTTTTTAACCTTTTCACTACTTAATTAGATCTTCAAAGCATAAAcataatatacctataatatgaattattaaaatgttatgttTTAGATCTCAACAGGCAATATGGCGACATAGTGCTGGAGGTGATGCCCTCCAATGTGCCCATTGTGCACCTGTACAACCGCGAGGATCTGGAGAAGGTGCTGAAGTACCCCAGCAAATATCCTTTCCGACCGCCCACCGAGATCATCGTGATGTACCGCCAGTCCCGACCGGATCGCTATGCGAGCGTGGGGATCGTGAACGAACAGGGGCCAATGTGGCAGCGTCTTCGATCCTCCCTGACCTCCAGCATTACTTCTCCGAGGGTTCTGCAGAACTTCCTGCCCGCCTTGAATTTGGTTTGTGATGACTTCATCGAGCTACTGAGATCTCGACGGGATCCGGAGACCCTGGTGGTCCCTAATTTCGAGGAGCTGGCCAATCTGATGGGTCTGGAGGCCGTCTGCACTTTGATGTTGGGCCGGAGGATGGGTTTCCTGGCTGTCGATACGAAACAGCCGCAGAAGATCAGTCAACTGGCAGCCGCTGTCAAACAGCTTTTCATCTCGCAAAGGGACTCGTACTACGGCCTGGGTCTGTGGAAATACTTTCCCACCAAAACGTACAGGGAGTTCGCCCGGGCCGAGGACTTGATCTATGAGTAGGTACACACCTATCTTGGTCTCCCATTCTATTTCCATTTAACTGAAATCGCTTTCTCTCCAGTGTGATCTCCGAGATCATCGACCACGAGCTGGAGGAGCTTAAAAAGTCGGCTGCCTGCGAGGACGACGAGGCTGCTGGCCTGCGGAGTATCTTTCTCAATATTCTGGAGCTCAAGGATCTTGATATCAGAGACAAGAAGTCGGCTATTATAGACTTTATAGCCGCGGGCATAGAAACGGTGGGTATTTCTTCATGCAAATTTAACGGAATTCTtttctaataattttgatttttagttagCCAACACCTTGCTGTTCGTGCTCAGCTCAGTTACTGGAGATCCTGGGGCCATGCCTCGCATCCTGAGTGAATTCTGCGAATATCGGGACACTAATATCCTGCAGGATGCTTTGACGAATGCCACATACACAAAGGCCTGCATACAGGAGTCCTATAGACTGAGGCCCACCGCCTTTTGTCTGGCCAGGATTCTAGAGGAGGATATGGAGCTTTCGGGATATTCTCTAAATGCGGGGGTAAGttgaattacttttttttaaatgtctaTGCAAGATATGTCAATACttgaaatcttttaaaaatattattcgtatacaaaaaataaaaaaaaaacctttaaatgtttgtaaataatttatttattaatataccatttaataaataaggacaaagccaataacatatttttattaacattttattgactCTCATTGTTTTTCCGATTCTTAGACCGTGGTGCTCTGTCAGAACATGATTGCGTGCCACAAGGACAGCAACTTCCAGGGAGCCAAGCAGTTCTCCCCGGAGCGTTGGATTGATCCTGCCACGGAGAACTTCACGGTGAATGTGGATAGTGCCAGTATTGTGGTGCCCTTCGGAGTGGGTCGAAGATCGTGTCCGGGAAAGCGTTTTGTGGAAATGGAGGTGGTGCTACTGCTGGCTAAGGTGAGTATAATCTATAATCTATATCTTTAGATAGGGTCACTGAACTAACAAActattttcatgtttttcAGATGGTCCTGGCCTTCGATGTGAGCTTTGTGAAGCCCCTGGAAACGGAATTCGAGTTTCTGTTGGCTCCCAAAACTCCGCTCAGTTTGAGACTCAGCGATCGGGTCTTCTGATCGTGGGTGCTGAGAAAACTGAGCCCCAAACACTGCCTACCCCCAGGCGTTAATATAGCTAAGAACTGAACCATTAAGtgaaattaatgtaaaatatgcTTAGGACTCTACACATATCCTGTATACCCGATGAGCCACAATCAGCAGCCTAGTCCTGTGAAGCAATCAAATTAAGAGCAAATCCAATCAAAGTAATTTTATGCTGAATGGATATTATGTAGATTTAGATGTATATACAATGTGTCAAGTTTTGTTGTAATAACCTAGTTATCGGATCATATTATAGTTATTGTTAGTTCTAGCAAATAAGTAGCAGCAATTGTTTTTGAGAGTTGTGTAAACGGAAAGACTGTGtttaagttttgtttttcatgattttaacagtttttaaatattttctgtatatAGTTATGAAAATTTGCCACTCAACTTGTGTacagtttaattttatttgtatttattcaaCTGTTTCTACTgccttctttttatttcatctCTATATCtgtgaatatttttgttaaaagaaatataatattcaaatgaattgaaattaaacaaaatcaaaagttaaaaacataatttaggaATGTGTTTCATTTTATTGGTATTTTGTAGACTTCTTATGATGACATCGTACATCGCAATTTCtggataaaatttttaccataaaaaatttcttctaagtAAAGCTTTCTTTTTGGTTTGTGTCTTTACTATTTAGggaaatttcataaaatggtTCAACAGTCGCTTCCCATTAAGCCgagtatgttttaaaaaaaatcccttttGAAAATTCTCCGTGTTAAACCACAAATTTTAATAGAGCATTTCAAGCTTAAACAAAACACGAAATTGGTTGACATTGTTTGCATGTCATGCAGgtgttaattattaattattattattcaataTTTGGTCAGCGCTTAAAAAACAGTCGACTTGAACACGTTTAAGCGCCTACTTCGGAGCTCTCTTAGGTCCACTGGCTTACTCTTAACCTGTTAGTTCTCcgaaccactctcttcttcttTGGGCTGTGGCTATTTAGCTCGTTTGGCGGGCTTTGGaacggtttggtttggtttcggATTTGGGTTCAGGTTACAACAGTTGTCGTTGGCGTGTCGTCGGTTTCAGAGCGTTTCGAAAACTCAATTTCCGCTCTAAGTCGCAGTTGGAACtgaaatatcaaaaactatctAGCGCGCGTGaaaaaattcattaatttatttgtgtacTTTGTGTGAGATATAACTGACAAGCTAACCTTAAACATTTGGCTGCACTTGTGTTCCGCACCTCTCTGCAATCTCaacaaaaagctaaaaaatgtaatacaataatccaaaactaaatttaaaataaaaatctcaaaccaGTTTCTCGTTTGCTCGGCAGTAACTAATATTTAGAAGAGTTGAAAATGCACtcaacaaacagaaaaagaaaactaaagtTTGTTCAGCTTCCGTCACAGTTTCGATTCTCCCTCAAAGATCTCTCGATTTAAATGGAGTCTGTGAGATCGGAGGGCCCCACCCAGAGCTAATTGTACAATAAACAAGCacagaaacaacaataacTACATCAGCAAGACGGTCGCagtattttgttgttattgttagaCATGCTAATTTTGCACAATCTACacacacaacaacaactacaacactGGCTAACACAAATTAGTTTGTTTAATGTGACTCACTGACAATTTTCTCACCGTCGACGCGGCCCCTCCCCTTTGATGCAGCTTTAATTAGGTGACAAATACTGGGGTTTATGAAACGACAATATATACATCTTAAATgagttttaaaacaattaggtggaatattaaaaaagccattttaaatacattaatcCGCAAAAATCATTCCTCTACGTATCAATAGTGCCCACCCAGCCATAGGATTATTTAcatgatatttcaaaaatattccgAATTTGTGCATCCAAAATCTACAAAAATGGAAACCCAAATCGAAAAAGCTCTGAGCCCagattgtttattttaacacTCAATTACAGGTTTCGCGCGCATGAGTTTACCCTTTGGGAACCGAACCCTTTCAATCCAATACCAATATTCTTTATGGACACTGACCTTCAATGACAGACCCGACACGAAACAATCATTGAAGGAACACAGTGACAGTTATCCCAGTATACGTATGGGAAAATCCCGACGAGCCTTGGCCAATTGCTTTGGCATTGAATTGGCCAACAACCCCCAACAGAGCCACATAGAAAACTCCCCCAACAGCAACTACCCTTTGTAAATCCCTACCCATCCCGCACTTCCTGCAAAAAGTTGCATGTTTAGGGCTAAAACAAAGGCTAAGTTGGTAGCTAGAAACGGTGTGGGTCTGAATGGGGTCAAAGGCAACGACACCAGCAACTATTGCCAAgaatatggaaaataattgcaaaaaattgcattcatGCAGTTGAGTTATGAGCCTTCAAGATACCCATTAcagatattttttatgaattttcataaatctttTTTCATGGCTttgttttaaaagataaaatattataaatgtggtgtgaaataaataagtttGATATATGACCACTTTGAAAGtggtttctttattttttaagttttgtcaTTTCCTTAAAAGCAtctataaaaaagtttaataacAAAGTTCAAACACGAAAAAACAGGaagactttaaaaattttaagtgtaatatatttttttcattaaaacaTTTGCTAAAAATACCCTTTAGCTCGCGCATTTACCCGTGTTAGGAAAATGCAGCTGGGAAATCGCGAACTGCCCTTCGCCAAGAGAGAAAACTAAGGCGATGACCAAGTACAGTAGGCGccttatacatatatgtatttttatttgtttgaggTGGCTCTGCCCTCTCTCTCCCCCATTGGCCGTCCCTGTCGCTCTCGTCTGCAACCAGTTTGCAGTTGTGCATATCAATGCAAGTGTGAGGGGGAGGCAGACCGCCCGAGGGGGCGAAAAAGGGGGCGGCAGAGGCTTGAAACGAGTTTTGTTGCATTTTTCAATTGCCCAAGACTGCGATTGAAAGATGAGAGATACAGATGATATGGCTCTTTGGATCTCGGGTTTTCAGGAAATTGGAAATGAGGCTTAATAAAGCCAGCCAAGTGGGGATTGCTTTAGCAAATTCTTAAGATGGAATCCAAGaaccaaaacaaaacggaTAATcgagaacaacaacaagtcaTTGACCCAAAACACAGACCAGTTATAGGGCTGCTTGGTAAGAAAAAAGTCCCTTTTGAGCCTGAAAGCGAAACGAGGTTAATTCACAGTGTTGGACGCAAGGTAAGACCACCTTTTGAGAGAAAAAATCCTCTCTAAAATACGCAGGTGTGGCAGGTAGTCACGCTCTCTCTTAGCCACACTGTACCGCTCTTTAAGCCAAGTTCtcttttttctaaaacaagttttcttaGCCAATACGctttgtttacctttttttgTGCTTCGTGGCTTGTTGCGtgtgttttgtttggtttctGCTTTTTGGGCTTTCTTCTTCTAAGCGCCGCCgaagaaaacttgtttttttttggttcaaaGGGGTGGTGAAGGGGTGTTCGATTGTGGGCCAAAACGTGAAGCACTCGTTAGCAACAACACGCAAACAGTTATCCActgaaattccaatttttaagAGCTGCAAGTCCGAAAATTGCTGAGGCGATTTTATGGAGAGGAAAATTGGTGTTgtaataaaagaaattttaaaaactttagcaacttttaacttttaaatattaaaaaataagaattcagaattgtacaaaaaataatacgaaTATTTCTTAcccattattttaataaataagaaacaattcaatattttccttatttatttttcaaaagatttgtaaagtatttttttgctttctgttATTCACAGATTTTCCTTAAGTTATATACGAATTTTGTATGATTAGTATAAATGTTCTTAGGGCTACAAAGATTAATCATGaaagattaaaaattgaataatacATAAGGTGGCTTTTGTTCCACTGTATTAGAAGTTGAGGTAGTTTCCTTTATCTATTGGATGTTTACCTTTGCAACCAGAACCTAGAcactaaaatgtttattaactCCAAGCCCTCGTTTTGTAATGAGGGAGTGTCTTGGGCCCATATTATCTTTTCCCTTCAATTCTCTATATAGCTCTTTCTCTCTTGCCTTCCCTTTACCTTTTCCCCCCTCCTCTTCCGCAGTGAAAGTTATGCGTGACCCTTTTTTAGGGTTTGAGCTGAGTTTCCAGTTTCATTTCGAGTTTGActtattttttctggttttccacttgcattttaattattgtttatggGGTTACACATCGCGGGGTTAACTAGCACATTTTCCTCCCCACTTCCCGCCCCACTCTTTTACTGTACGTGCCTTTGGCTAATATTGGGCTTTTGGTTTGTTCTTTGTGTGATGCAATTAGCTTCAATCAATGAGGGGAACCGACAAAAAAACCACGGAGCGATTCCATTGTTGCTTATTAAGAGGAGATCCAATTCCACGCaatatacacagagaaaaacacCGGAAATCCATGAATTCTTTAgtcaatttaaaatgtttttccacTATAGTTAAGTGGCTAACATAAATTATACCTACCTATCTATAAACTCTAGGTatctatataaatttattagaaaatttataattgttGAAATCGAAAACCTAACTTATTTAGATTTCAGTGGTTTCTGTGTTTTGTTatctcatttattttaattttttgctttGAGAATagtatatgatttttaaaatgaaacgtataacagttacggtttTGAGTAAAATCCTACATTAATAACACTGTTGTCAAACCCATTTTTTGAGAATATGAGAATATTGAGAATATTTTATTGGgctagaaaacattttaaactcaaaaatgTGGTTCTATTTTTAAGCACATTTTCACTCAACAGAGAATGTCAGAATTCTCTTTGATTagtttcaaaattctaaacgCAGTGTAGGTGTTTCTTagatagaatatttttaacctGTATGGTTTCTTTCAGTGCAGACCTAGAATAAATACCGCAAAAAGGTGAACACCTGTGATCCGACAAAGGTGACGATTGGGCGACGTAGCTTGTAATTAAAGATTGAAAATAATAGAATTATAGATGAAGTGTCACAAGACAACGTTTATAGTTGAGTTCTATTATTCATAAGAATTTTTGATCCAAACTCACGTAGGCTGCTCGCATTCTCATGTCGAATTTGGTATGCATCTCGGCACCTCGCGGGCGAATTTACCTCCATGTGTACGTAGTTATAAACCCCACCCAAAAGTCCCACACACCCAATTAGATGAGATCATCGCAGAATGTGCCCTTAATCAATTTGGTCTGCAACTGGATGTATTTCATGTGGGAGACCTTCGGCCATCAATTGACACAAATCCGCAACAGAACGTAGACTGTTCAGTTTTACTTGTTTGCACGCTCCACCGAGCATCCAATAACAAATACCCGATAACCCAGAGACGGAGGCCAAATATGGCCATTAAACCCGACTTTAACTGAGCACTAAAAAGCCAAAATTGAAGATTTCGTTTCCTCTGTAGGTCGAGAACGCATCCAAAAGACTCAGCAACATGAGTTACTTGCGATcgataggtatatatataaataagaaatattttcgtcATTGTATCTTTTCCCCGAGCAAATGCCAAAGTGCCCAAAAtaccaattaaaataatagtgttatttaattaattaattgtttaattgctTGGTGCAGAAATCTCACGCGTCGAAATGTCGCCGGCTGATGATAATTCCTTTGCCACAACCCAGGGCAACAAAAAGGCCACCTACACGCTGATATGCATCAAAATTGTGGAACTGGTAAGATATTTCAATTTAGttcttatattaaatattttttttaatttcaacccatgaaaaaaatattattttggttaaaaatataactatttaataaaatttgttttcttataaaatgtttttacattAAAGGGTCCCTTAGGATCCgataaaaaatgtgttttattttcaccACTATTTGGGGTTTTGAAATTTCTGAGACTTATTAGTCTATCGTACCTAATGTTAATACTAAAgtattcatattttattcCCAACAGTGCCTGCTAATATGCTGCCTAGGTCTGATCGATGAGCCGGCCACCAATTCTCATCTGCGGGTGTTCATTACACCCCGAGTGGCTGCCCTTTGCTATGTGACCTTTGGTGCCCTGACTATTTACACTGCGATCTATCTGATAATGGCGCTTTTTGGTGATCTGTGAGTTGAATgcgaaattcaattaaatagctatttataatatttattcattaccAACAGGACCCCCTGGCGAACGGCTACTTTGTGGAACCTGACGGCCTTCGTGCTGTTTGTGGCCGTGACCGCTCTGCTCTTCCGGGATTGGTCGACCACCAAGGATCGCAACTACTGGCACCCGAATATGCATCGCTTGGATCTCGTGATGGCTTCGGCCTCCATCGCCTTGGTCACCTCGCTGGTCTTCCTGTTGGACATTCTCATCACCATCCGTTTCGGCGTCCACGGCGATCTGGATTGACATGGTCGATCCCGTGAGGTTTGGCGGAACAGAGGTATCCACTCGATTCTCGCCCAGAGTGGACTGTAATATTTATAGCTCCAACTTAGATGTAAGAGCCCGTTCACATCCCCGTCTCCCAGCTAATTGTAATCCCACGAGAAAACATCTGAATTGCCATCATCGAATcgaaaatgtacaaaaacgACGTCCGAGGAGGTTTAAAGTTCTTATCGCATCGGCTGccctgttttgtttttttttataagcttAGTACATCGAGCATCACGAACGTTTTATCTAATCCAATTAATATCTAAGATCCAACACGAATAAATTTTGTACGAGCGAATATTttcacaaatcaaaaatgtaactttctattttctattgaaacggtttaaaaaaatatcgtatttttaatgtattattgATAATTTACTTATTATATACAAGTCGAAACattaacgaaaaaaaaagattctTCAACTGTTAACAAGGCGAAACAATTCGTTGTGATGAAGTCATGCGGCTTGGGGATGGAGCTATTGGAAGTTACTTGGACTTGATAAAGTATTTCTCAATGTCTTGATCGTTGTTGATCATCTGCAGGCCATGGAAGGTCTCCTTGAT
It contains:
- the LOC108055593 gene encoding uncharacterized protein isoform X2 translates to MSPADDNSFATTQGNKKATYTLICIKIVELCLLICCLGLIDEPATNSHLRVFITPRVAALCYVTFGALTIYTAIYLIMALFGDLTPWRTATLWNLTAFVLFVAVTALLFRDWSTTKDRNYWHPNMHRLDLVMASASIALVTSLVFLLDILITIRFGVHGDLD
- the shd gene encoding ecdysone 20-monooxygenase isoform X1 gives rise to the protein MVMAVILLLALALVLGCYCALHRHKLAEIYLRPLLKNTPLEDCYHAAPIEQEAPRRRKRGIWDIPGPQRIPFLGTKWIFLLFFRRYKMTKLHEVYADLNRQYGDIVLEVMPSNVPIVHLYNREDLEKVLKYPSKYPFRPPTEIIVMYRQSRPDRYASVGIVNEQGPMWQRLRSSLTSSITSPRVLQNFLPALNLVCDDFIELLRSRRDPETLVVPNFEELANLMGLEAVCTLMLGRRMGFLAVDTKQPQKISQLAAAVKQLFISQRDSYYGLGLWKYFPTKTYREFARAEDLIYDVISEIIDHELEELKKSAACEDDEAAGLRSIFLNILELKDLDIRDKKSAIIDFIAAGIETLANTLLFVLSSVTGDPGAMPRILSEFCEYRDTNILQDALTNATYTKACIQESYRLRPTAFCLARILEEDMELSGYSLNAGTVVLCQNMIACHKDSNFQGAKQFSPERWIDPATENFTVNVDSASIVVPFGVGRRSCPGKRFVEMEVVLLLAKMVLAFDVSFVKPLETEFEFLLAPKTPLSLRLSDRVF
- the shd gene encoding ecdysone 20-monooxygenase isoform X2, yielding MVMAVILLLALALVLGCYCALHRHKLAEIYLRPLLKNTPLEDCYHAAPIEQEAPRRRKRGIWDIPGPQRIPFLGTKWIFLLFFRRYKMTKLHEVYADLNRQYGDIVLEVMPSNVPIVHLYNREDLEKVLKYPSKYPFRPPTEIIVMYRQSRPDRYASVGIVNEQGPMWQRLRSSLTSSITSPRVLQNFLPALNLVCDDFIELLRSRRDPETLVVPNFEELANLMGLEAVCTLMLGRRMGFLAVDTKQPQKISQLAAAVKQLFISQRDSYYGLGLWKYFPTKTYREFARAEDLIYE
- the LOC108055593 gene encoding uncharacterized protein isoform X1, translating into MSYLRSIEISRVEMSPADDNSFATTQGNKKATYTLICIKIVELCLLICCLGLIDEPATNSHLRVFITPRVAALCYVTFGALTIYTAIYLIMALFGDLTPWRTATLWNLTAFVLFVAVTALLFRDWSTTKDRNYWHPNMHRLDLVMASASIALVTSLVFLLDILITIRFGVHGDLD